The following DNA comes from Paenibacillus crassostreae.
TTTATTGATGAGTTGAACAAAGCTGGAGCAGAAAAAATGGAAAGTGAATATTCCGAATTGGTCAAAGCAAGAGTATCGCTCTTCACCGGCAAGGACGTTCAGTAATACCAAAGAGATTAGTAAGATGAAAAAGGCGACTTCTTCTTCGAATTATGAAGAGAAGATCGCCTTTCTTAAAATATAAGAAAGTATAAGTTGCATTAAAAAATACGAATCCGCTGGATATGACAATACAAGCATCATATCGACAGTTTTCATGTGGAGTTTAAGATTGTATTTGACACGACACCAAATGGTGTCTAAATATAAATAGTCATTTGGAGAGAATGTTGTGAACGATAATAACCAGTCGCGGGATGTATTTGACGCGATTGCAGACCCAACTAGGCGCCGACTGATTTACCTGCTAGCAGAGGCAGAGGAAATACCGCTTCATGAATTAACAGCACAGTTTCAAATGGGCCGTACAGCGGTATCCAAGCATTTGACAATCCTTAAAGAGGCCGGACTAGTACTTGACCGAAAAGTCGGCAGAGAAACGCGGTTTAGGCTGAACGCCTCTCCACTCAAAGAAACGGTCACCTTGACGCTTCAGGATTTAGGAGGCGGAAAGGTGAACCTTCATCTCGAACAATCCGGATTCTCAAATACTCAAGGACTCGAAGGTGCTAAGTATGGCTGGAGTGCTTGGTGCATCGAGCTTGAAAAGGTGTTGGAACAATAACCGCATTCGGCACTAACTATCTCCTCTCAAATGCTAATTTAGTGGGAACGATAATTGACTCTGCTTGACCGAATCATCATTAACCGGCTGCATGTCTTATGCATGCAGCCGGTTTATGTCTACTTAAGTCAATCTGATAAGATGGATAATATGAAAAGGTATCCTTTACAAAGTCCGGAGTTCAGTTCCCATTATGATTTTCTTAATTGAAGAATGGAGAGCATGAGGGTGGAGCCATCTCTAACCAATAAATTGTAATGTAAGGACACAATCTGAATATTCGGGAAAAAGCTATCGCATCATCTCCCTGGTTAGAAAAATAAAAGATGCAAATACGGGCTGCTGGACTTTCTATGCACGACGAATGGTACAATGTAAATTTAAGTTGAAATTAACACGATCGGAAGGATGTTAATCATGAGTGAATCTAATCAGGAATTTATCGTAATCTCAGGTGCGAGGGAAAACAATCTCAAGAACGTATCCTTGCGCATTCCCAAGCGAAAAATCACGATTTTCACCGGGGTGTCCGGATCTGGCAAGTCATCGATCGT
Coding sequences within:
- a CDS encoding metalloregulator ArsR/SmtB family transcription factor, yielding MNDNNQSRDVFDAIADPTRRRLIYLLAEAEEIPLHELTAQFQMGRTAVSKHLTILKEAGLVLDRKVGRETRFRLNASPLKETVTLTLQDLGGGKVNLHLEQSGFSNTQGLEGAKYGWSAWCIELEKVLEQ